DNA from Candidatus Desulfatibia profunda:
TACCTTTGACAAACTCCGTGCCCATTGCCGGGAAGTGACGATGGAAATGCAGCGGTTGGAGGAGGAGAATAACCATATCTTTATCGAAAGCTATGGTCTGCAGGATGAATTAGTGCCTGATGTGCCACTTTCCGAAATCACCCTGACCTGCAATCCGCATTATCGCTATGGCGGCAACAAGAGCGAAGAAGAACTGGAAGCGTTGCTGCTGGTCGACACAATCAAGGAGCTTATCTCCTATGCCGTCGGCTGCATGATGGGCCGATACAGCCTTGACCATTCGGGTTTAATTTACGCCCACAGCGGCAACAAGGATTTTGAAGAAATATATCACCGCGGAGACGCAGAGGACGCAAAGAGCGGAGCAAATAATATTCCTTTGCGCTCTTTGCGTCTTTGCGGTGAATTCAAACCCGATGATGACGGCATTGTTCCTGTAATGGATTTAGACTGGTTTTCGGATGATGCGACCAACCGCTTCATAGAGTTTTTAAAAGTGGCTTGGTCGCCGCAGACCCTGGAAGAAAATCTTAAATTTGTGGCCGACAGTCTGAATCCCAAACGAGGCGAACAGCCGGTTGAAACTATCCGGCGGTATCTGAGCACGAATTTTTTCAAGGACCATTTGAAAACCTACAAAAAGCGACCGATTTACTGGCTTTTTTCCAGCGGCAAGTATAAGGCTTTTGAATGTTTGGTCTATCTGCACCGGTACAACGAATCCACCCTTTCCCGAATGCGCAGCGCCTATGTTACCCCGCTCCATGGAAAATTCAACGCCCGCATGGAATATCTGCGCCGGGAAATTAATGCGCTGCTCCCAGCACCGGCCCCGAGAAAGCTGCAAAAAGATTTGGATCTGTTAAAGAAAAAACAAGCGGAGCTTTCCGCTTTTGACGATAATTTGCGGCATTATGCGGACATGCGGATCACCCTGGACCTGGATGACGGCGTCAAAGTCAATTACGGCAAATTCGGAAACCTTCTGGCTGAAGTTAAAACTGTAACGGGATAAATGAAATATTCACCGCAAAAGCGCAGAGTACATAAAGGGTAACAATTAAATAAAAAAGCACCTGGAAAAGATAGTAATCAGCGGCAAACAATGATAAAACAATACACATGAATACTAAATAGTTAAGCGAGATAATGTTTATTGAGCAAAGGTGACCGCCATGATTGAACATTTAGAAATTAAGGACTTCACGGTATTTGATGAGTTAAAAACAGATTTTGTTCCCGGCGTGAATTTATTCATTGGCGCTAACGGAACAGGGAAAACTCACTTGTTGAAATTGTTATATTCTATTCAGGGAACAAGAATTGAAAAGGATTTCTTTCAATCAATTTACGAAAAAATTTTAAAGGTTTTTCTTCCCCACGACTTATCCTTCAAAAGGCTGATACACCGCGGAAAAGGAGAAAAAAAGGCAGCCTATATTTCTATTGCCAAAAATGATCAAAAGATGTCCTTTGTAATAGACGGCAACGGTATCCTTACGGAGGCCGGCATAGAATATTTTAAACCGGAAAAAGCAGTATATATTCCGGTCAAGGAAATGCTTGCCAATGCTCCTGGTTTCCGGTCGCTATACAAGGAAAGAGAAATTCATTTTGAAGAGGTCTATCCAGATATTATCGACAAGGCTTTTTTGCCCTTTTTGAAAAACCTCCGTCCGGATCAAGAAAAAATTTTAAAAATATTGCAAAAGGAGATGGGGGGGAAAGTCCAATTACAAAAAGAAGAATTCTTTTTAAGACAAAAGTCCGCCGAACTCGAATTTACGCTTGTCGCCGAAGGAATCCGAAAGCTTGCCCTTTTATGGCTGTTGATTTCAAATGGCGCTCTGGATAAAGGGACAACGCTTTATTGGGATGAACCGGAGACGAATCTAAATCCCTCAATGCTGCAAATCGTTGTTAAGGTGCTTCTGTCGCTTGAACAAATGGGCGTTCAAATGTTTATTGCAACACATAGTTATGAGCTTTTAAAAGAATTTGAGCTTCAACAAAAGGAACATTCTTTATGCTTTTATTCTCTATACAAAGATAAAGATACAATTAAAATCAACAGCTCCAAAAGTTATCATAAACTGTTCCCCAATAAGATAGCGGATGAATTCTCAAGAATTTACGATCTTGAAATTACACGGGCGATGGAGGGCGAATAAATGGGAGCAGTGTTAATTGAGGATGAGCTTGAGTTTGATTTTGCGGCAGCAATACGGGCCGAAAGGTTTGAAGATATCACTTATAAAATGTCGCACTGCATGAAATCAATTGATTTTATTGTGGAATGGGATGAAGAGCTTTGGTTCATTGAGGTCAAAGATCCGGATAATTCGAAAATTCCAAGTAAATCAAAAAAGCATGAGCGCAGACAATTCTTTGAAAAGTTCAAAAGTCATACCCTTTTTTCCAAGGAACTTGGCCCTAAAATTAAAGACAGCTTTTTATATCTTCATTTACAAAAGAATCTCCCTGATAAACCGATAAAGTATTATGTTCTGATTGCTATGAAAATGCTGAGCCCGGCTTTATTATCTTCCGCAAATGATCAATTAAAAATCTCAAGTTGTCTTTTGGGACCTGATAATTCAGCATGGCCCAATAAATACCTTGAGGGTGTTGCAGTTTTCAATAAGGCCACCTGGAATGAAAA
Protein-coding regions in this window:
- a CDS encoding class I SAM-dependent DNA methyltransferase; the encoded protein is MGSGNFSARFFSHGSISSDTSNGVFPHESDYELLGAYLNSKIVALSLKILNPTLNVQVGNLNSLPWKRDIQAEYKSNIIDNALSAKEISEKDWYTLETSWNFPCSPLLHSDYRESRLKPTFDKLRAHCREVTMEMQRLEEENNHIFIESYGLQDELVPDVPLSEITLTCNPHYRYGGNKSEEELEALLLVDTIKELISYAVGCMMGRYSLDHSGLIYAHSGNKDFEEIYHRGDAEDAKSGANNIPLRSLRLCGEFKPDDDGIVPVMDLDWFSDDATNRFIEFLKVAWSPQTLEENLKFVADSLNPKRGEQPVETIRRYLSTNFFKDHLKTYKKRPIYWLFSSGKYKAFECLVYLHRYNESTLSRMRSAYVTPLHGKFNARMEYLRREINALLPAPAPRKLQKDLDLLKKKQAELSAFDDNLRHYADMRITLDLDDGVKVNYGKFGNLLAEVKTVTG
- a CDS encoding ATP-binding protein, producing the protein MIEHLEIKDFTVFDELKTDFVPGVNLFIGANGTGKTHLLKLLYSIQGTRIEKDFFQSIYEKILKVFLPHDLSFKRLIHRGKGEKKAAYISIAKNDQKMSFVIDGNGILTEAGIEYFKPEKAVYIPVKEMLANAPGFRSLYKEREIHFEEVYPDIIDKAFLPFLKNLRPDQEKILKILQKEMGGKVQLQKEEFFLRQKSAELEFTLVAEGIRKLALLWLLISNGALDKGTTLYWDEPETNLNPSMLQIVVKVLLSLEQMGVQMFIATHSYELLKEFELQQKEHSLCFYSLYKDKDTIKINSSKSYHKLFPNKIADEFSRIYDLEITRAMEGE